In Prunus dulcis chromosome 1, ALMONDv2, whole genome shotgun sequence, the following are encoded in one genomic region:
- the LOC117613844 gene encoding RNA-binding protein 1-like → MDSDQAKLFVGGISRETSEETLKYHFRSYGTVVGSVIAKDRGTNNPRGFGFVWFSDSSSADKALEDPHVILGRRVDVKKAIPRNEHQSTWLSRSSSRSFENSNNQFRTRKIFVGGLSANLTEEGFKDYFEKFGSVTDVVVMYDNTTRRPRGFGFVTFASEDAVENVMQQSFHELNGRFVEVKKAVPKEENNSNDSGYAPVNYPPYAYSPTPTYGILPSPTPYNGFGPFMYGTSVHGGWYPTGGSGGIPYGIAPIAPQAWMFPYGNSLYPSYMRGGGLVAGGYSGILGHGAVGGISNQVVFGNGQAPASVKSSWVEAEKLDVDSGSNSAGLKKRNSKRS, encoded by the exons ATGGACTCTGATCAAGCAAAGCTGTTCGTGGGGGGCATCTCTCGGGAGACAAGTGAAGAGACACTGAAATACCATTTTCGGAGCTACGGCACCGTTGTGGGCTCGGTCATCGCCAAGGACCGCGGCACCAACAACCCTAGAGGCTTCGGCTTCGTCTGGTTCTCTGACTCGTCTTCAGCTGATAAAGCCCTAGAAGATCCCCATGTGATTCTGGGGAGAAGG GTAGATGTAAAGAAAGCAATTCCCAGAAACGAACATCAAAGTACTTGGTTGAGTAGGAGTAGTAGTAGAAGCTTTGAGAATAGCAACAATCAGTTTAGAACAAGGAAGATATTTGTTGGGGGTTTATCAGCGAATCTGACTGAGGAGGGGTTTAAGGATTATTTTGAGAAGTTTGGGAGTGTAACGGATGTAGTGGTGATGTATGACAACACAACCCGGCGACCTAGGGGGTTTGGTTTTGTTACCTTTGCTTCGGAGGATGCTGTTGAGAATGTTATGCAGCAAAGCTTTCATGAGTTGAATGGTAGGTTTGTGGAGGTCAAGAAGGCTGTGCCAAAGGAGGAGAATAACAGTAACGACAGTGGTTATGCACCGGTCAATTACCCTCCTTATGCTTATAGTCCTACTCCTACATATGGGATTCTTCCTAGTCCTACACCTTATAATGGGTTTGGGCCATTTATGTATGGAACCAGTGTTCATGGCGGTTGGTACCCTACCGGAGGATCTGGTGGGATTCCTTATGGCATTGCTCCAATTGCTCCTCAGGCCTGGATGTTTCCTTATGGCAACTCTTTATATCCGAGCTACATGCGTGGTGGGGGCTTGGTGGCAGGTGGGTATAGTGGGATTCTGGGGCATGGTGCTGTCGGTGGCATATCGAATCAGGTTGTTTTTGGCAATGGGCAGGCACCAGCTTCTGTGAAGTCATCTTGGGTTGAAGCGGAGAAACTAGACGTGGATTCTGGAAGCAACAGTGCTggtttgaagaaaagaaattcaaagagGTCTTGA
- the LOC117613918 gene encoding uncharacterized protein LOC117613918 gives MLVLGQAPSGALSARRCSLSSPPKFTNPNPPLFSNRKPRFASKANPSKSLNITLAKADGGIDSTSAATKQAFSSSPAPPPPPSLDNDQSVVVGQENIPLEGVIQFEKPSSSSRLRKWGRVALLAGGDVLALLTFAAIGRFSHGFSVFEFETLRTADPFIAGWFLSAYFLGGYGKDGRGVNGQSKALTATAKSWALGIPLGIIIRASTAGHLPPYKFILVTMGSTAVLLLGWRALLYKFLPGDKSKKSDVYRRGSPFELFELLTSLVRRW, from the exons ATGCTAGTGCTCGGCCAAGCTCCAAGCGGAGCCTTATCGGCCAGACGCTGTTCTCTCTCGTCCCCCCCCAAATTCACAAATCCAAATCCACCTCTCTTCTCTAACCGCAAACCCAGGTTCGCTTCCAAAGCAAACCCTTCGAAATCCCTCAATATCACGCTTGCGAAGGCCGATGGAGGAATCGATTCGACTTCAGCCGCAACCAAACAGGCCTTTTCTAGCTCACCAGCTCCTCCGCCTCCTCCTTCTTTGGACAATGACCAATCAGTTGTCGTGGGTCAGGAGAACATACCCTTGGAAGGTGTCATTCAGTTCGAGAAGCCCAGTTCGTCTTCTCGTTTACGCAAATGGGG TCGAgtggcattgcttgctggtggGGATGTTTTGGCTTTGCTTACGTTTGCTGCAATTGGAAGATTCAGTCATGGGTTCTCTGTTTTCGAATTTGAAACCCTGCGCACAGCTGACCCTTTTATCGCCG GGTGGTTTTTGAGTGCTTATTTCCTTGGAGGCTATGGGAAGGATGGACGTGGAGTCAATGGTCAGTCAAAGGCTCTTACTGCTACAGCTAAGTCATGGGCCCTGGGGATTCCA CTTGGGATAATCATAAGGGCATCAACAGCAGGCCACCTTCCACCATACAAATTTATACTTGTAACAATGGGGAGCACTGCTGTTTTACTTCTTGGATGGAGAGCACTTTTGTATAAATTTCTTCCTGGTGATAAGAGCAAGAAGAGTGATGTATATCGGCGTGGCAGTCCATTTGAATTGTTTGAG TTGCTCACATCATTAGTACGAAGGTGGTGA
- the LOC117616733 gene encoding growth-regulating factor 6-like, with protein sequence MDFGVVGFDGLGGAAAGTGFASLASSSSDQETKHKWYGSGFHKQERSAGTVEEDWRSSKLPKTDDFLSASKTMPNNSTHFSDGQQLLSFSNSPNSEAVLVDKSTQNASLPYFHQPLSAYSRSAGHNPGSFNGAAMHWDIAGVRGPFTPSQWMELEHQALIYKYITANVPIPSNLLIPIKKALDSAFPNGLPRPNTLGWGSIHLGFSNNTDPEPGRCRRTDGKKWRCWRDAVPDQKYCERHMNRGRHRSRKPVEPVAGTTAATTTTTTSKQLMSSASSSASSVSIPAGGGSSSLSIANQQLKSLQPAASNSSAATQMNRMFMNKENVGERMHQTPGPSMLSKENPFLIQKQQMGYEESSRTEFGLVPSDSLLNPSQKGSSLMSCRNYGSSQNLTDPAETNSQQHSLRHFIDDWPKNQSNRPAISWPDQFDMQSDRTQLSISIPIASSDFIPSTSSTNNEKLTLSPLRLSRELNPKPMGLGVGSALNAQNNKQANWIPISWETSLGGPLGEVLHHTNNNTAAECKNSSVLNLMTEGWDKNSPSSLGSSPTGVLQKTAFGSLSNSSAGSSPRAENNNLLGSSFLDSSSLPAL encoded by the exons ATGGATTTTGGGGTGGTGGGTTTTGATGGGTTGGGGGGTGCAGCAGCAGGAACTGGTTTTGCTTCTCTTGCTAGTTCGTCATCAGATCAGGAGACCAAGCACAAATGGTACGGATCTGGGTTCCACAAGCAGGAGAGATCTGCAGGCACTGTTGAAGAAGATTGGAGAAGCTCAAAACTGCCCAAGACTGATGATTTTCTTTCAGCTTCCAAGACAATGCCTAACAACAGCACTCATTTCTCTGATGGGCAGCAATTGCTGAGCTTCTCTAATTCTCCCAATTCGGAAGCTGTTTTGGTTGACAAGAGCACTCAGAATGCCTCATTGCCTTACTTTCACCAACCATTATCTGCTTACAGTAGAAGTGCAG GCCACAATCCTGGGAGCTTCAATGGTGCTGCCATGCACTGGGATATAGCAGGGGTTAGAGGGCCATTCACTCCATCTCAATGGATGGAGTTAGAACACCAGGCCTTGATCTACAAATACATTACTGCAAATGTGCCTATACCATCTAATCTGCTCATCCCAATAAAGAAGGCCCTTGATTCTGCCTTTCCAAATGGACTTCCGAGGCCCAATACAT TGGGATGGGGTTCTATCCATTTGGGATTCTCCAACAACACTGATCCTGAGCCAGGAAGGTGTCGTAGGACTGATGGGAAGAAATGGCGGTGCTGGAGAGATGCCGTTCCTGACCAAAAATATTGTGAGCGGCACATGAACAGAGGCCGCCACCGTTCAAGAAAGCCTGTGGAACCCGTCGCTGGAACCaccgccgccaccaccaccaccaccacctcaaAGCAGCTTATGTCTTCGGCTTCTTCATCAGCATCCTCGGTGTCCATTCCTGCTGGCGGTGGTTCAAGCAGCCTCAGCATTGCCAACCAACAGCTCAAGAGCTTGCAGCCTGCTGCATCTAATTCTTCTGCAGCCACTCAGATGAACAG GATGTTCATGAACAAAGAGAATGTGGGTGAAAGAATGCATCAAACACCAGGCCCCTCCATGTTGTCCAAAGAGAACCCATTCTTGATCCAGAAACAGCAAATGGGATATGAAGAATCCTCAAGAACAGAGTTTGGGCTTGTCCCCTCTGACTCCCTCCTCAACCCATCACAGAAAGGGTCTTCTCTAATGAGCTGCAGAAACTATGGTTCATCACAGAACCTGACTGACCCTGCAGAAACCAACTCACAACAGCATTCCCTTCGCCACTTCATCGACGATTGGCCGAAAAACCAATCCAATCGCCCAGCTATTTCTTGGCCTGACCAATTTGACATGCAATCAGACAGAACCCAGTTGTCAATTTCAATCCCCATTGCTTCCTCAGACTTCATACCATCCACTTCCTCTACAAACAATGAGAAGCTAACTCTGTCCCCCCTCCGGCTTTCACGTGAACTAAACCCCAAGCCAATGGGTTTGGGAGTAGGCAGTGCCCTCAATGCACAAAACAATAAGCAAGCAAATTGGATCCCAATCAGTTGGGAGACTTCACTTGGTGGCCCTTTGGGGGAGGTTTTGCACCATACCAATAACAACACTGCAGCAGAATGCAAGAACTCTTCAGTGCTTAATCTTATGACAGAGGGATGGGACAAGAACAGCCCTTCTTCATTAGGGTCATCTCCTACTGGGGTCTTACAGAAGACAGCATTCGGGTCTCTCTCAAATAGCAGTGCAGGGAGTAGCCCAAGAGCAGAGAATAACAACCTCCTTGGTTCCAGTTTCTTGGACTCTTCCTCCTTGCCTGCCTTGTAA